In the Leptotrichia sp. oral taxon 212 genome, one interval contains:
- a CDS encoding co-chaperone GroES, with protein MIIKPLGKRVLIKQVEQEEVTKSGIVLPGTASKEKPITGEVLAVGKEVEDVKAGDKVIFEKYSGTEVKDGDDSFLILDIDNVLAITE; from the coding sequence ATGATAATTAAACCTTTAGGAAAAAGAGTATTAATTAAACAGGTAGAACAGGAAGAAGTTACAAAGAGCGGAATAGTCCTGCCAGGAACAGCTTCAAAGGAAAAGCCTATTACAGGAGAGGTTCTTGCTGTAGGTAAAGAAGTTGAAGATGTAAAGGCAGGAGATAAGGTAATATTTGAAAAGTATTCAGGAACAGAAGTGAAAGATGGAGATGATTCATTTCTTATACTTGATATAGATAATGTGTTAGCTATTACAGAATAG